Proteins from a genomic interval of Quercus lobata isolate SW786 chromosome 11, ValleyOak3.0 Primary Assembly, whole genome shotgun sequence:
- the LOC115966863 gene encoding disease resistance protein RPP13-like → MAESVVSFLLENLTRLLIQESKLLLGVEDQVGSLMKELSLINLSLQNTEGKRHDKLVKEGVSQIRDVSYEAEDVIDTFIMTVTKHRRRSKLRKLIHSCDRAIMFHQVASKIERIKNVIKETNDNWGKYVIGEPAESSRGDAEAEILHKRRRDVEEVQVVGFGPDTEVLVRHLTKGSFNVNVVSIIGMGGLGKTTLARKIYNNNDVKNYFDFQRWVYVSQEYKIKDLLIEILKGVTPMPNLKKFVLKAELKGELLHRLGAMYSSNIDEFKGTIIEDLNRIKAMTDEECKKALFAFLDSIKDKELKKSLLDIMQDIYTKNGEGWQDLDDNELKSVLFKCLEDKRYLLVMDDIWKNDVWDEVKDAFPDNLKGSRILITSRIKEVALHASSHNKSIPPIPPYELPFLDDNQSWELFSKKVFGGGTCPLELDTLGRQIVKSCHGFPLAIVVLGGLLAKKEKTNRTWLKYIGHVNSYLIEDRLSCMDILALSYDHLPLRLKPCFLYLGIYPEDFEIPVRQLIRLWIAEGFIQQIGNRNMEEVAEDYLEDLVDRSLIQVATKRLDGGVKTCRIHDLLRDLCISESAEERFLEVRSYANLSPMSKCRRISIHFANHPYISSNPCEPSKNRSVIGFGGVRLESHPDKGLYLKWLCESNKLVRVLELSNMDICSLIPKKIENLFLLRYLCISYSAVHVIPDSICNLWNLETLDMRSSKMRDSKMRDSKINCFPKGIWKLQNLRHLYLDGPTSLPRTDKEATLPNLQVLTGIALNHNTESLFAKAFPNLRKLGLYWLNVLDSLILPPSLSSIHHLLHLQTLKICKYINLSDPSSLQLIQTKITLRDVVVSQSFWGVLGRFANLRILKVVGGDSVVLDCNETSFRQLEVFKMAKVTDMIWNMKKGSMPRLQRLVIERCNFKTMPLDELWCLSVLRDVEVLHPDPELARKLQQLKMRDGFKLQVYPPLNPASN, encoded by the coding sequence ATGGCAGAGAGTGTTGTGAGTTTCCTGTTGGAGAACCTGACTCGGTTGCTTATCCAAGAATCAAAATTGCTACTTGGAGTTGAGGATCAAGTCGGGTCACTCATGAAGGAGCTGTCTCTGATCAACCTCTCCCTCCAAAATACTGAAGGCAAACGACATGACAAATTGGTGAAGGAGGGAGTCAGCCAAATTAGGGACGTTTCCTATGAGGCTGAGGATGTTATTGATACATTCATCATGACTGTGACAAAGCACAGGAGACGAAGCAAGCTGAGGAAGTTAATCCATTCTTGTGACCGAGCAATTATGTTTCACCAGGTTGCAAGCAAGATAGAGAGAATCAAGAATGTCATCAAGGAAACTAACGACAATTGGGGCAAGTATGTCATAGGAGAACCAGCTGAATCATCTAGAGGAGATGCAGAAGCGGAGATACTGCACAAGCGCAGGAGAGATGTAGAGGAAGTTCAAGTTGTGGGATTTGGTCCTGACACAGAGGTATTGGTGAGGCACCTTACTAAAGGGAGTTTTAATGTTAATGTTGTTTCAATCATTGGCATGGGTGGCTTGGGCAAGACCACTCTTGCTAGGAAGATCTACAACAACAATGATGTCAAGAACTACTTTGATTTCCAAAGGTGGGTGTATGTCTCTCAAGAATATAAAATCAAAGACCTGTTGATAGAAATTTTGAAGGGTGTGACACCAATGCCAAATCTGAAGAAGTTTGTATTGAAAGCTGAATTGAAAGGGGAATTACTTCACCGTCTGGGAGCTATGTATAGCTCAAACATAGATGAATTCAAAGGGACAATAATTGAAGACTTGAACCGTATCAAGGCAATGACTGATGAAGAATGCAAAAAGGCATTGTTTGCGTTCTTGGATAGCATAAAAGATAAGGAATTGAAAAAATCATTGTTAGATATTATGCAAGACATTTACACAAAGAACGGTGAAGGATGGCAAGATCTGGATGACAATGAATTGAAAAGTGTGTTGTTCAAATGCTTGGAAGACAAGAGGTACCTACTTGTCATGGATGACATCTGGAAAAATGATGTATGGGATGAAGTAAAGGATGCCTTTCCAGATAACTTGAAAGGGAGTAGAATATTGATCACTAGCCGAATAAAAGAAGTGGCATTACATGCGAGTAGTCATAATAAGAGTATTCCTCCTATTCCTCCTTATGAACTTCCATTTCTTGATGACAATCAAAGTTGGGAGCTCTTCTCTAAGAAGGTGTTCGGGGGAGGTACATGTCCTCTAGAACTTGATACTCTAGGGAGACAAATTGTGAAAAGTTGCCATGGTTTCCCACTTGCTATTGTGGTATTGGGAGGTCTTTTGGCGAAAAAGGAGAAAACGAATCGAACATGGTTGAAATATATCGGTCATGTTAATTCGTATTTGATTGAGGATAGATTAAGTTGCATGGACATATTGGCACTAAGTTACGATCACTTACCCCTACGCTTGAAGCCATGTTTTCTATATCTTGGTATCTACCCAGAAGACTTTGAGATACCAGTGAGGCAACTAATCCGACTTTGGATAGCTGAGGGATTCATTCAACAAATTGGGAATAGAAATATGGAGGAAGTTGCTGAAGACTACTTGGAGGATCTCGTTGATCGGAGCTTGATTCAAGTGGCAACAAAAAGGCTAGATGGAGGAGTCAAAACATGCCGTATCCATGATCTTTTACGAGACCTTTGTATATCAGAAAGTGCTGAAGAGAGGTTTCTTGAGGTTCGTTCATATGCAAACCTTTCTCCCATGAGCAAATGCCGTAGAATTTCCATCCACTTTGCCAACCATCCATACATTTCTTCCAACCCTTGTGAGCCTTCAAAAAATCGTTCTGTAATAGGCTTTGGAGGGGTCAGGCTCGAGAGTCATCCTGACAAAGGCCTCTACTTGAAATGGTTATGTGAAAGTAACAAGTTGGTTCGGGTGCTAGAGCTAAGTAATATGGACATTTGTTCCTTAATCCCCAAAAAGATTGAAAACCTGTTTCTTTTGAGGTACTTGTGCATTTCATATAGTGCAGTTCATGTCATTCCAGATTCCATATGCAACCTTTGGAATCTTGAGACGCTGGATATGAGAAGTTCTAAAATGAGAGATTCTAAAATGAGAGATTCTAAAATTAATTGCTTTCCCAAGGGCATTTGGAAGTTACAAAATTTAAGACATTTGTACTTGGATGGGCCAACATCTCTACCTAGAACTGACAAGGAAGCGACTTTACCCAATCTTCAAGTCCTCACTGGTATAGCTTTAAATCACAACACTGAGAGTCTCTTTGCCAAGGCATTTCCTAACCTAAGAAAATTAGGACTGTATTGGTTAAATGTGCTAGATTCATTGATTTTGCCACCGTCATTGTCAAGCATCCATCACTTGCTTCATCTACAGACTTTGAAgatttgtaaatatattaatcTTTCAGATCCAAGTTCACTCCAGTTGATCCAAACAAAGATAACCTTGCGGGATGTGGTTGTTTCTCAATCTTTCTGGGGAGTGTTGGGTAGGTTTGCCAACCTTCGAATACTCAAAGTAGTTGGAGGTGACAGTGTTGTACTCGATTGCAATGAAACTAGTTTTCGTCAACTCGAAGTCTTCAAAATGGCAAAAGTAACTGATATGATATGGAATATGAAGAAAGGTTCAATGCCAAGGCTTCAACGTTTGGTCATCGAGCGTTGCAACTTTAAAACGATGCCCCTGGACGAACTATGGTGCTTGAGTGTCTTGAGGGATGTGGAAGTTTTACATCCCGATCCAGAATTGGCAAGAAAGCTTCAACAGTTGAAGATGAGGGATGGATTTAAGCTCCAAGTCTATCCACCTCTGAACCCAGCCAGCAACTAG